GGCACTGACTGAAAAATCAAAAGATCGCAGCCAGCGGCAGCTCCTAGAGGAAAATGCATTGAAAATGCAGGAGCTGCCGCAGGCGGCGATCTTTTGCCGTTGACGTTTATTTGGCAGAAGGCCAAAACCGTTCGCCGCCGCCCGGCGCTTCCGTCCACGCTTGCAACGAGCGGGTCGGCAGGTCGAAGTAGTCGCGGGTTCGCGCATAACCGTGGCCGCCCATGCGGCCGATGGCATCCAGCCCCAACTGGTCGATATACAGCGTTTTCGGGTCGATCAATTCATCGCGCACATGCGCCATCAACACCTCGCCAAAAATGATTTCCCGCGACTGACCGATGTTCAGCGCCATCATCCGGCGGCACTCCAACGCGACCGGCGCTTCGCCAATGCGCGGGCATTTCACTGCGGTACCCGCAATCGCGGTCAGGCCCGCCGCCGTCAGCTCATCGAAACCGGGTGCGAACGGCACCGCACAGACGTTCATCGCCTCCACCAGCGCATCGCTGACGATGTTCACGGTGAATTCCTGGTTCAACTGAATATTGCGCGTGGTGTCTTTCGGGCTCTGATCGCCGTAATTTTCGACGCCAAGCGCCAGGATCGGTGGATCCGCCGACAGTGCATTGAAGAAGCTGAACGGTGCGGCATTCACTCGGCCTTCGCCGTCGATGGTGGTTACCAGCGCAATCGGCCGGGGCACGACGCTGCCGATGAGGATTTTGTATTTTTCCCGCGGGCTGAGTTGGCTGAAATCGAAACTGTGCATGGCAAAAATCTCTAGGCGAGGGGATCGATCGCGCTCAATGGCGCATTGAGGCTGTAGTCGTCGGCGAATGGAATGGCCGGCTGGAACAGGGTTTTCCAGTCCGGTCTTCCGGACGCCCGGTCGCTGTGGCTGCGCATCAGCGTTTCGTATTGGCGCTGCGCCTGGCGTTGCAGTGCGAGGTAGTCGATGCCGTTGACCTGACCGTCGTGCATCACACATCGACCGTCGATGTAACTGGCGATGCAGTCGTCGCCGCGCCCCGCCAACAGCAGGTTTTTCAGCGGATCGAACAGCGGCCCCAAATGCATGCCGCGCAGGCTGAACACAGTAATGTCGGCTTTCGCACCGGGGGCCAGACGGCCAAGGTCATCACGGCCCAGCGCCCGAGCGCCGCCAAGCGTCGCAGCGTTGTACAGGTCGAGGCCGCTGGTCAGTGAAGGGCCGCCCTCCATGAGCCGCGCAATGTTCAGACCGTGACGCATGTTCTCCAGCAAATCGGCCGGCCAGGTGTCCGTGCCCAGGGCAAAATTGATGCCTTTGGCGCGGTAACGGCCGAACGAGTCCAGTGCTTCGCCATCGCGAGCGAACACCAATGGGCAATGCACCAGACTCGCGCCGCCGTCGATCACCCGCTGCAGGTCGTCGTCGCCGTCGGTGTAAATGCCGTGCGGCAGCAGACTACGCGGGGTGAGCAAATCCAGTTGCTGCAACCAGCCCAGCGGCGAAGCGCCGCGCAATTGCTCGACCATCGCCACTTCGCCCAGGCCCTGACAGCAATGCAGGCGCATCGGCGCATTCAGTTCGCGGCTCAAAGCCGACGTGCGTTGCAACAACGCTGGGCTGCAGGTCTGGATGCGATCCGGCAACAGCGCACCGCGAATCAAGCCGTCGTGGGCGCCGTCGAAATCCTTGAAGAATCGCTCAGCGGCATCGAGCCCGGCGAGTCCGCGGGCCTCATCCCAGTGATGGCCGAGGGTGCCGTCGGCCTGCCAGTAGCTCATGCCGCTCATGTAGCAGGGGCCGAGGTAGGTGCGCAGCCCGAGTTCGCCGGCAATGGCGGCGACCCCGGCAAATTCATCGTAGGTTTCCGCCCACTCGCGGTAGTACATCGAGGTGATCGGCATCGCCGTGGTGATGCCATTGCGGATCAATTGGGTAAAGGCGTAGCGGTATTTGAAACGCTCTTGTTCCGGGCTGTACGTCTCGCGCGGACCGGCCGCTAGATAGTCCGCCGACCACATGCGGCCCATGCCGCGCTCATCGTCGTTATCGAGGGTCAGTACCGTCGAATCAAGATCGCCGAGGGCGTCCAGATCGATGAATCCGGGGCCGATCAACGCATTGCCATAGTCGATCCATTGATCTACCGGCCCCGCGTAACCGCGCCCGACAAACTCGATGCGCGAACCGCCGAACACCACTTCGCCGTCGCGCCACAGCACATGTTGCGTGCCGTCGAAGCCGACTACGCAACTGGCTTTCAGGCCAATACGCTTCACAAGCGGCTGCTCAGCAAGCGCCCGCCGCTGGCGATCAATTCACCGCCGCGGTAAACCTCACGCATCGGTCGCGCGACGACTGCTTCGCCGAGAGTTTCGACCGGCATCAACAGAAAGTCCGCACGATGCCCGACACCGAACCCATAGTCCTCGGCGCCCAGCGCCCGCGCGCCATTCACGGTCGCCGCCTCGAATGCCGCCGCCAGTTCATCGTCCTTGCCCAGATCAAAGCGAAACGCCAACAACATCGCCCGCTCGAGCATGTCGCCATTGCCCATCGGCGACCACGCATCGCGGATCCCGTCGGAGCCCAGGCAGACATTCACGCCGCTTTCGCGCAGCGCCAGAAACGGCGGCACTGCGCAGTCGGCCGGTGCCGAACTCATCAGGGAAATGCCCAACGCCGCCAAGCGTTCTGCGACCGGTTTGACCTGCGCCCAAGGCAGCATGCCGAGGCAATAGGCGTGGCTGATCATCACCCGGTTCTGCAAGTTGAAACGCTCGGTGTAGTCGGCAATCAGCGCGATCTGCCAGAGGCCCAGTTCGCCTTTGTCGTGCAGATGAATATCCACGCCGCGAGCGAATTCAGCCGCCAGTTTGAAGACGAAATCCAGCTGAGCGATCGGGTCATTGTCGATACCGCACGGGTCGAGACCGCCAACGTTTTCCACGCCCAGCGCCATCGCTTCGCGCATCAGTTCGGCGGTGCCGGGGCGACTGATCAGGCCGGTTTGCGGGAAGACCACCAGTTGCAGGTCGATGAGATCCTTGTAGCGTTCGCGCAATTGCTGCATGGCTTCGACGTGACGCAGACCGAATTCAGGATCGATGTCGACATGACAGCGCATCGTCAGCGAGCCGCGAGCGATGCAGTTTTCCAGCAGCGCGCCGGCACGCTCGGCGATTGGCGCTGTGACTTCACGCAGGATGCGCCGCTCATTGCTGATGTAATCCTTGAGCGTCGGCCCGGCACTGTTCGGGCGCCAGGGTTGGCCGTAGAGGGTTTTGTCGAGGTGCACGTGGCTTTCGACCAGCGCCGCGGTCAGCAAACGGTTTTGCCCGTCGATGTCGCTCGCGGCCAGCGGCGCATTGCTGGCCGGGCGGCGTTGGCTGAACCGGCCGTGGTCGATCAGCAGGTCTTCGGCTGGGGCTCCGTAGGGGCGCACGTTGCGGAGCCAGTGTGGTTGGGTCATATCAACCTCATTCATGTCTCAGAAAGTTGTGGTTGCCGAGCGGGCCTCATCGCTAGCAGGGCTAGCTCCCACATGTGGTCAGTGTTGAATTCAAAATTCGTGGACAACCAAAATCCCCTGTGGGAGCTAGCCCTGCTAGCGATGGCCGCGCCTCGGTTTCAAGCCAGTTGATCAACCCTTGAGCTTCGACCAGATCCGATCCTGCAGCTCCCGCGCCTTGTTGCTGCATTCCTTTTCCGGGCGCAGGCGCGAGGCGTATTCGTCGGGCATGTTGATCGCGTCCATGACTTTCCATTTCGGGTCGAGCAGCGAGTCGCTCTGAATGCCGTTGGCATACGCGATAGCGTTGGAAACCGCTGCGGCGTTCTCCGGTTTCATCATCCAGTCGATGAAGATCTTCGCGTTACCCGGATGCGGTGCGCTTTTCGGCACGGCGAAGTTGTCCTGGAACATCGCCAGACCTTCACGCGGGTAAACGTACTTGATCGTGCTTTTCTGCAAGGTGGCGCGGGCGGTGGAGCCGTTCCAGTTCTGCATCATGATCACCTCGCCCGAGGCCATGCGATCGACGGTATTGTCGGAGCTGTACATCTTCAGGAACGGTTTCTGCTTCTGCAGCAATTCGAGAATGCGTTTGGCGTCCTGCGGGTTTTCGCTGCATTCGTCGACGTTCAGATAATGGCTGGCGGCGTTGATCACGCTGCTCGACGTATCGAGTGCGGCGAGCTGCCCTTGCAGCTCCTTGCGCGGCTCGAAGAATTCTTTCCACGAATCATCCAGCTTGCCGCCCGGCACCCGCGCGCTGTCGTAAGAAAAACCGGTGGTGCCCCACAGATACGGCGCCGAAAACTTGCGCCCCGGGTCGAAACTCGGATCGCGGAACGGCCCTTTGACGTACTGGAAATTGCTCAGGCTCGGCGCGTCGATCTCCATCAGCAGGTCCTGCTTGATCAGCGTCTGCATGATCGACTGCGACGGCACGATCACGTCATACGCGGCGCCGCCGGCCTGTAATTTGGCGAGTAGGGTTTCGTTGCTGTCGTAACCGTCCATGGTCACTTTGATCCCGGTTTCCTTCTCGAACTTGGCCAGCAAATCGACCGGGTAGTAGTCGGTCCAGTTGTAGAAAAACAACTGTTTGGGTTCGGCCGCGTGAACACTGAATGCCGTCAGACAACTCAGGGCCAGACCGGATACCGCCAGACGCATGCTTTTGATTTTCATGAACGGAGCGCTCCAGAATTATTGTTGTTTACCGCGTTGGCCCAGCCAGAAGGCCAGCACCACAAGGACGATGGAAATAAGCAGCATCAGCGTCGAGATCGCATTGATTTCCGGCGTTACGCCAGCCTTGATCGCTGAGAAGATGTACACCGGCAAAGTCGTCGAACCGGGCCCGGCGACGAAGAAAGTCATGATGAAAT
This window of the Pseudomonas fluorescens genome carries:
- a CDS encoding extracellular solute-binding protein, which codes for MKIKSMRLAVSGLALSCLTAFSVHAAEPKQLFFYNWTDYYPVDLLAKFEKETGIKVTMDGYDSNETLLAKLQAGGAAYDVIVPSQSIMQTLIKQDLLMEIDAPSLSNFQYVKGPFRDPSFDPGRKFSAPYLWGTTGFSYDSARVPGGKLDDSWKEFFEPRKELQGQLAALDTSSSVINAASHYLNVDECSENPQDAKRILELLQKQKPFLKMYSSDNTVDRMASGEVIMMQNWNGSTARATLQKSTIKYVYPREGLAMFQDNFAVPKSAPHPGNAKIFIDWMMKPENAAAVSNAIAYANGIQSDSLLDPKWKVMDAINMPDEYASRLRPEKECSNKARELQDRIWSKLKG
- a CDS encoding flavin reductase family protein encodes the protein MHSFDFSQLSPREKYKILIGSVVPRPIALVTTIDGEGRVNAAPFSFFNALSADPPILALGVENYGDQSPKDTTRNIQLNQEFTVNIVSDALVEAMNVCAVPFAPGFDELTAAGLTAIAGTAVKCPRIGEAPVALECRRMMALNIGQSREIIFGEVLMAHVRDELIDPKTLYIDQLGLDAIGRMGGHGYARTRDYFDLPTRSLQAWTEAPGGGERFWPSAK
- a CDS encoding amidohydrolase family protein, giving the protein MKRIGLKASCVVGFDGTQHVLWRDGEVVFGGSRIEFVGRGYAGPVDQWIDYGNALIGPGFIDLDALGDLDSTVLTLDNDDERGMGRMWSADYLAAGPRETYSPEQERFKYRYAFTQLIRNGITTAMPITSMYYREWAETYDEFAGVAAIAGELGLRTYLGPCYMSGMSYWQADGTLGHHWDEARGLAGLDAAERFFKDFDGAHDGLIRGALLPDRIQTCSPALLQRTSALSRELNAPMRLHCCQGLGEVAMVEQLRGASPLGWLQQLDLLTPRSLLPHGIYTDGDDDLQRVIDGGASLVHCPLVFARDGEALDSFGRYRAKGINFALGTDTWPADLLENMRHGLNIARLMEGGPSLTSGLDLYNAATLGGARALGRDDLGRLAPGAKADITVFSLRGMHLGPLFDPLKNLLLAGRGDDCIASYIDGRCVMHDGQVNGIDYLALQRQAQRQYETLMRSHSDRASGRPDWKTLFQPAIPFADDYSLNAPLSAIDPLA
- a CDS encoding amidohydrolase family protein, which translates into the protein MTQPHWLRNVRPYGAPAEDLLIDHGRFSQRRPASNAPLAASDIDGQNRLLTAALVESHVHLDKTLYGQPWRPNSAGPTLKDYISNERRILREVTAPIAERAGALLENCIARGSLTMRCHVDIDPEFGLRHVEAMQQLRERYKDLIDLQLVVFPQTGLISRPGTAELMREAMALGVENVGGLDPCGIDNDPIAQLDFVFKLAAEFARGVDIHLHDKGELGLWQIALIADYTERFNLQNRVMISHAYCLGMLPWAQVKPVAERLAALGISLMSSAPADCAVPPFLALRESGVNVCLGSDGIRDAWSPMGNGDMLERAMLLAFRFDLGKDDELAAAFEAATVNGARALGAEDYGFGVGHRADFLLMPVETLGEAVVARPMREVYRGGELIASGGRLLSSRL